Below is a genomic region from Methanolobus sediminis.
AGGCACTGCTCCGTAATCGTGTGCAAGAGATACTACGGTTTGCAGATTTATAGAACTTTTGGTATAGCTAATAATTTAGCTGTAGGCATACAAACAATTGATTAACAGAGTGATTAACTTGAATAATTTGAAACTTTATTTAGATAGAAAATGGCATTCTGCTACCGTAGTTAGATATATAGATGGTGATACATTCTTGCTTAATGTTGGTATCAAAATACGTTTGTCCAACGTTAGAGCACATGAATTACACCAATATGGTGGAATGAAAGCAAAAAGAACATTATCAGGCATGATTGGTAGACATGGACGAAAAATAAAATTTAAAGGCGTCCACATCGATCGAGAT
It encodes:
- a CDS encoding thermonuclease family protein encodes the protein MNNLKLYLDRKWHSATVVRYIDGDTFLLNVGIKIRLSNVRAHELHQYGGMKAKRTLSGMIGRHGRKIKFKGVHIDRDRLVAEVKNGDGSINDRMRKKGYRSKGR